A genome region from Variovorax paradoxus includes the following:
- a CDS encoding TetR/AcrR family transcriptional regulator, with protein sequence MVRTVSPSSVSDPASPWEPAGKRARQRELKRQAVLQTAARLFNERGFHATSLDDIAERLNVSKPTLYYYVENKDQILLECVKIALDLMQEGIGEVRAAGGSAVDQLRACMRIYSGVVMQDFGMCVIRIGEDPLPEPLKTELRRLKATIDGQFRSLVEEGVAEGSLAPCNPKMAAFVLAGALSWIGRWYRPDGDLTPDQIADQAIELLLGGVIRRPAPAAEAPEAAATKGKTA encoded by the coding sequence GTGGTCCGCACCGTTTCCCCTTCGTCCGTTTCCGATCCGGCTTCTCCGTGGGAGCCCGCGGGCAAGCGTGCCAGGCAGCGCGAACTCAAGCGCCAGGCCGTGCTTCAGACGGCCGCCCGGCTCTTCAACGAACGCGGTTTCCATGCGACCTCGCTCGACGACATCGCCGAGCGGCTGAACGTCAGCAAGCCCACGCTCTACTACTACGTCGAGAACAAGGACCAGATCCTGCTGGAGTGCGTGAAGATCGCGCTCGACCTCATGCAGGAAGGCATCGGCGAGGTGCGCGCCGCAGGCGGCAGTGCCGTCGACCAGCTCCGGGCCTGCATGCGCATCTACTCGGGCGTGGTCATGCAGGACTTCGGCATGTGCGTGATCCGCATCGGCGAAGACCCGCTGCCGGAGCCGCTGAAGACCGAGCTGCGCCGCCTCAAGGCCACCATCGATGGCCAGTTCCGCAGCCTTGTCGAAGAGGGCGTTGCCGAAGGCTCGCTGGCGCCGTGCAACCCGAAGATGGCCGCCTTCGTTCTCGCCGGCGCGCTGAGCTGGATCGGCCGCTGGTACCGCCCCGATGGCGACCTCACGCCCGACCAGATCGCCGACCAGGCCATCGAGCTGCTGCTCGGTGGCGTGATTCGAAGACCGGCCCCGGCTGCCGAAGCCCCGGAAGCCGCCGCCACGAAAGGAAAGACCGCATGA
- a CDS encoding enoyl-CoA hydratase/isomerase family protein, with product MTTTDAPLLLGRDGAVATIRFNRPAALNAIDVPMANAFLAAARELAADRSVRAVLMSGAGKGFMAGGDLGVLSADPQQGAADLIDPLHEAMTVLDRMDAPLVAQVHGVAAGAGLSMMLQADFVLAAEGTRFNLAYVNIGTSCDVGASWALPRLVGLRRALEIAMLGDTYDAAAAERMGLVNRVVPVAELEAEAMALAQRLAKGPTVALGNLRRLMRGSLGRDLPAQLDAESAAFQDCAATDDFRIGLDAFFARKPAAFTGR from the coding sequence ATGACGACGACAGACGCTCCCTTGCTGCTGGGACGGGATGGCGCGGTGGCCACGATCCGCTTCAACCGGCCGGCTGCCCTGAACGCCATCGACGTGCCGATGGCCAACGCCTTCCTCGCCGCCGCCCGCGAACTGGCAGCCGACAGGAGCGTGCGCGCGGTGCTCATGAGCGGCGCGGGCAAGGGCTTCATGGCCGGCGGCGATCTCGGCGTGCTGAGCGCCGATCCGCAGCAGGGCGCGGCCGACCTGATCGACCCGCTGCACGAGGCGATGACCGTGCTCGACCGCATGGACGCGCCGCTGGTCGCACAGGTGCACGGCGTGGCCGCCGGTGCCGGCCTGAGCATGATGCTGCAGGCCGACTTCGTGCTGGCGGCCGAAGGCACGCGCTTCAACCTCGCCTACGTGAACATCGGCACCAGCTGCGACGTGGGCGCCTCGTGGGCGCTGCCGCGGCTGGTCGGCCTTCGCCGCGCGCTCGAGATCGCGATGCTCGGCGACACCTACGACGCGGCAGCTGCCGAACGCATGGGCCTGGTCAACCGCGTGGTGCCCGTTGCCGAGCTCGAAGCCGAGGCGATGGCGCTTGCGCAGCGGCTGGCGAAGGGGCCGACCGTGGCGCTGGGCAACCTGCGCCGGCTGATGCGCGGATCGCTCGGCCGCGACCTGCCTGCGCAGCTCGACGCCGAATCGGCCGCTTTCCAGGACTGCGCCGCGACCGATGATTTCAGGATCGGCCTCGACGCCTTCTTCGCCAGGAAGCCCGCCGCCTTCACCGGGCGCTGA
- a CDS encoding acetyl-CoA C-acyltransferase family protein translates to MTSRDIFVVGTARTAIGTFGGALKDVPNTQLATTAVKAAIERSGLAGDAIGHVVMGNVIPTDVKDAYLSRVAAIDAGCPIETPAFNVNRLCGSGLQAIVSAAQAIALGDCEIAIGGGSESMSRGPYFDTSARYGARMGDAVLVDYMLGILHDPWEKIHMGITAENVAARYGITREQMDELAVASQQRAAAAIAAGRFKEQIVPVEVKTRKGVVLFDTDEHVRADTSVETLSKMKPAFKKDGLVTAGNASGINDGAAAVVLASGESVKARGLKPLARLVGYAHAGVEPAYMGIGPVPATRKVLERTGLKVSDFDVIESNEAFAAQACAVIKELGFDPARVNPNGSGISLGHPVGATGAIITTKAIAELHRTGGRHALVTMCIGGGQGIAAVFERV, encoded by the coding sequence ATGACCTCACGCGACATCTTCGTGGTCGGCACCGCCCGCACCGCCATCGGCACCTTCGGCGGCGCGCTGAAGGACGTGCCCAACACGCAGCTGGCCACCACGGCCGTGAAGGCTGCCATCGAGCGCAGCGGCCTGGCGGGCGACGCCATCGGCCATGTGGTCATGGGCAACGTGATCCCCACCGACGTGAAGGACGCCTACCTGAGCCGCGTGGCGGCCATCGACGCGGGATGCCCGATCGAGACGCCGGCCTTCAACGTGAACCGCCTGTGCGGCTCGGGCCTGCAGGCCATCGTGTCCGCGGCGCAGGCGATCGCGCTGGGCGACTGCGAGATCGCCATCGGCGGCGGCTCTGAATCGATGAGCCGCGGCCCGTATTTCGACACTTCGGCACGCTACGGCGCGCGCATGGGCGACGCGGTGCTGGTCGACTACATGCTGGGCATCCTGCACGACCCGTGGGAGAAGATCCACATGGGCATCACCGCCGAGAACGTGGCCGCGCGCTACGGCATCACGCGCGAGCAGATGGACGAGCTGGCCGTCGCCAGCCAGCAGCGCGCGGCCGCCGCCATTGCCGCCGGCCGCTTCAAGGAGCAGATCGTTCCGGTCGAGGTGAAGACCCGCAAGGGCGTCGTTCTGTTCGACACCGACGAGCACGTGCGCGCCGACACCAGCGTGGAGACGCTTTCGAAGATGAAGCCCGCGTTCAAGAAGGACGGCCTCGTCACCGCCGGCAATGCCTCGGGCATCAACGACGGCGCCGCCGCGGTGGTGCTGGCCAGCGGCGAGAGCGTGAAGGCGCGCGGCCTCAAGCCGCTCGCGCGGCTGGTGGGCTACGCGCACGCCGGCGTCGAGCCTGCGTACATGGGCATCGGCCCCGTGCCGGCCACGCGCAAGGTGCTGGAGCGCACCGGGCTGAAGGTGAGCGACTTCGACGTGATCGAGTCGAACGAAGCCTTCGCGGCGCAGGCCTGCGCGGTCATCAAGGAACTGGGCTTCGATCCGGCCCGGGTGAATCCGAACGGCTCGGGCATTTCGCTGGGCCATCCGGTGGGCGCGACCGGCGCGATCATCACCACCAAGGCCATTGCCGAGCTGCACCGCACGGGCGGCCGCCATGCGCTGGTGACGATGTGCATCGGCGGCGGCCAGGGCATTGCGGCCGTGTTCGAGCGCGTCTGA
- the arfB gene encoding alternative ribosome rescue aminoacyl-tRNA hydrolase ArfB codes for MLRPPLLIDPDEVDFSAIRAQGAGGQNVNKVSSAVHLRYDIHASSLPPDVKERLLALRDSRITQEGVFVLKAQQHRTQEMNRADALARLQAVVDSVATPPRVRRATKPTYGSKQRRLEGKSQRSQIKSLRGRVQD; via the coding sequence ATGCTGCGCCCGCCGCTCCTGATCGACCCCGACGAGGTCGACTTCAGCGCCATCCGGGCGCAGGGCGCGGGCGGGCAGAACGTCAACAAGGTGTCGAGCGCGGTGCACCTGCGCTACGACATCCACGCCAGTTCGCTGCCGCCCGACGTGAAGGAACGGCTGCTCGCGCTGCGCGACAGCCGCATCACGCAGGAAGGCGTTTTCGTGCTCAAGGCGCAGCAGCACCGCACGCAGGAGATGAACCGCGCAGATGCGCTGGCGCGCCTGCAGGCGGTGGTCGACAGCGTGGCCACGCCGCCGCGCGTGCGCCGCGCCACCAAGCCCACCTACGGTTCGAAGCAGCGCCGGCTCGAGGGCAAGAGCCAGCGTTCGCAGATCAAGAGCCTGCGTGGGCGGGTGCAGGACTGA
- a CDS encoding DUF3299 domain-containing protein, whose product MRRFFSRVLLSALFLAPAAALLGGCGPESAHGANASTGGPVAELKWEELIPKNWDPTKRYRNISLEALRDNDPRAIQMLEEMRAVWDNAPVNVALDGRPGKLAGFVVPLDAAQDGIREFLLVPYFGACIHTPPPPANQIVHVIAPAPLRGLHAMDTVYVSGTLKAARYASADMGVSGYEIASAAVERFTPKQPQ is encoded by the coding sequence ATGAGAAGGTTCTTTTCGCGTGTTCTGCTGTCCGCGCTTTTCCTGGCGCCGGCCGCGGCGCTCCTGGGCGGCTGCGGGCCCGAATCGGCGCACGGCGCGAACGCGTCGACGGGCGGTCCGGTGGCCGAGCTCAAGTGGGAAGAGCTGATTCCCAAGAACTGGGACCCGACCAAGCGCTACCGCAACATCAGCCTGGAGGCGCTGCGGGACAACGATCCGCGTGCGATCCAGATGCTCGAAGAGATGCGTGCCGTCTGGGACAACGCGCCGGTGAACGTGGCGCTCGATGGCCGGCCGGGCAAGCTCGCGGGCTTCGTGGTGCCGCTGGACGCCGCGCAGGACGGCATCCGCGAGTTCCTGCTGGTGCCGTACTTCGGCGCCTGCATCCACACCCCGCCGCCGCCGGCCAACCAGATCGTTCATGTGATCGCGCCCGCGCCCCTGAGGGGCCTGCACGCGATGGACACGGTGTACGTCAGCGGCACGCTGAAGGCGGCGCGCTACGCGTCGGCGGACATGGGCGTGAGCGGCTACGAGATCGCCTCGGCCGCGGTCGAGCGCTTCACGCCGAAGCAGCCGCAGTAG
- a CDS encoding LysR substrate-binding domain-containing protein codes for MKTTIEELVAFRTVVDTGSITAASEQLAQTVSGISRALSRLEQKLDTTLLRRTTRRLELTEEGAAFLQRTRAILDAIDDAEEQMAARRQQPAGRLRVNAASPFMLHAIVPLVPEFRRLFPQISLELDTDDLPIDLLERRTDIAIRIGALRDSTLHARPLGTHRLRVLASPAYLETHGKPRKVDDLAGHALLGFTQPESLNRWPLRGVHGDEWAIAPALMASSGETLRQLALAGVGIVCLSDFMTGADRASGALVQVLAKETVDVRQPVNAVYYRNTQLSARITSFLDFLSQRMG; via the coding sequence ATGAAAACCACCATCGAAGAACTGGTCGCGTTCCGCACGGTGGTCGACACCGGCTCGATCACCGCCGCGTCCGAACAGCTCGCACAGACGGTCTCCGGCATCAGCCGTGCGCTGAGCCGCCTCGAGCAGAAGCTCGACACCACGCTGCTGCGCCGGACCACGCGCCGGCTCGAACTCACCGAGGAAGGCGCCGCCTTCCTGCAGCGCACGCGCGCGATCCTCGATGCCATCGACGACGCCGAGGAGCAGATGGCCGCGCGCCGCCAGCAGCCCGCCGGGCGGCTGCGCGTGAACGCGGCCTCGCCCTTCATGCTGCATGCCATCGTGCCGCTGGTGCCGGAGTTCCGCCGCCTCTTTCCGCAGATCAGCCTCGAGCTCGACACCGACGACCTGCCCATCGACCTGCTGGAGCGCCGCACCGACATCGCCATCCGCATCGGCGCGCTGCGCGACTCCACGCTGCATGCGCGCCCGCTCGGTACGCATCGCCTGCGCGTGCTCGCCAGCCCCGCCTACCTCGAGACGCACGGCAAGCCACGCAAGGTGGACGACCTGGCCGGGCATGCGCTGCTGGGCTTCACGCAACCCGAGTCGCTCAACCGCTGGCCGCTGCGCGGCGTGCACGGCGACGAATGGGCCATCGCGCCGGCGCTGATGGCGTCGAGCGGCGAGACGCTGCGCCAGCTCGCGCTGGCCGGCGTGGGTATCGTGTGCCTGTCGGATTTCATGACGGGCGCGGACCGCGCGAGCGGCGCCCTGGTGCAGGTGCTGGCGAAGGAGACCGTGGACGTGCGCCAGCCGGTGAACGCGGTGTACTACCGCAACACGCAGCTGTCAGCGCGCATCACCTCGTTCCTGGATTTCCTGTCGCAGCGCATGGGTTGA
- a CDS encoding SulP family inorganic anion transporter yields the protein MNPAANSPSLRQRLARWVPCLAWPRPSAALLRNEAMAGITVALMVIPQGVAYAALAGMPLVTGVYAALFPALIAVMFSSSQRLSVGPTALTSLLVGASLAPLAVAGSDEWVAMAVWLTLMSGTIQIVLGAGRFGWLLRLVNSPVLIGFTQGAAVLIAISQLPALLGFTGRTIPQVLQGGPLPDLVAIAFGLGSIAVLWLGKRLLPRFPTTMALVAGAAAISWIVDYALRGGAVVGTLPSGLPSFYWPGLLPLGTFSALVLPALMITLVSFLETASSAKVDNARAGTLWNENQDLIGQGLAKLASGFTGAFPTSSSFSRSAITLYAGAQTGWATLFSVVVVAGALLWLMPLLYHVPQAVLAAVVVTAILGLVKPASFKALWRVSRIEAGIAFGTFVLTIATAPSIYWGVLGGLLASMAHYMYRHLHPRIIEVGLHPDGSLRDRHLWKLPPLAPQLYAVRMDAELDFASASTLERALTVALAERPELTDVCLFAQPINRIDITGAEVFGSIRRLMEAKGVRLHLSGLKLPAMQVLERAGLLAPGPMLFSYRTDGEALAALMPRIDVPVDEPTAA from the coding sequence ATGAATCCGGCCGCAAACTCCCCTTCCCTTCGCCAGCGCCTCGCACGCTGGGTTCCCTGCCTCGCATGGCCACGTCCCTCCGCCGCACTGCTGCGCAACGAGGCGATGGCCGGCATCACCGTGGCGCTGATGGTCATCCCGCAGGGCGTGGCGTATGCGGCGCTGGCCGGCATGCCGCTGGTCACGGGCGTGTACGCGGCACTGTTCCCGGCGCTCATCGCGGTGATGTTCAGCTCGTCGCAGAGGCTGTCGGTCGGGCCCACGGCCCTCACGAGCCTGCTGGTCGGCGCGTCGCTCGCGCCGCTGGCGGTGGCGGGCAGCGACGAATGGGTGGCCATGGCGGTGTGGCTCACGCTGATGTCCGGCACGATCCAGATCGTGCTGGGTGCGGGGCGCTTCGGCTGGCTGCTGCGGCTGGTCAACTCGCCGGTGCTCATCGGCTTCACACAGGGCGCGGCCGTGCTGATCGCCATCTCGCAACTGCCCGCACTGCTGGGCTTCACCGGGCGAACCATCCCGCAGGTGCTGCAGGGCGGGCCGCTGCCCGACCTCGTGGCCATTGCCTTCGGCCTGGGCAGCATCGCGGTGCTGTGGCTGGGCAAGCGCCTGCTGCCGCGCTTCCCGACGACCATGGCGCTGGTGGCCGGCGCCGCAGCCATCAGCTGGATCGTCGACTACGCGCTGCGGGGGGGCGCGGTGGTGGGCACGCTGCCGTCGGGCCTGCCATCCTTCTACTGGCCCGGCCTGCTGCCGCTGGGCACCTTCAGCGCGCTGGTGCTGCCCGCCCTGATGATCACGCTGGTGAGCTTCCTCGAGACCGCGTCGAGCGCCAAGGTCGACAACGCGCGCGCCGGCACGCTGTGGAACGAAAACCAGGACCTGATCGGCCAGGGACTGGCCAAGCTGGCTTCGGGCTTCACGGGCGCGTTTCCGACCAGCTCGTCGTTCTCGCGCTCGGCGATCACGCTCTACGCCGGCGCGCAGACCGGGTGGGCGACGCTGTTCAGCGTGGTGGTGGTCGCCGGTGCCCTGCTGTGGCTGATGCCGCTGCTGTACCACGTGCCGCAGGCGGTGCTGGCGGCGGTGGTGGTCACGGCCATCCTGGGGCTGGTGAAGCCGGCGAGCTTCAAAGCGCTGTGGCGCGTGTCGCGCATCGAAGCCGGCATCGCCTTCGGCACCTTCGTGCTGACCATCGCAACCGCGCCCAGCATCTACTGGGGCGTGCTGGGCGGCCTGCTGGCCAGCATGGCGCACTACATGTACCGGCACCTGCATCCGCGCATCATCGAAGTGGGCCTGCACCCGGACGGCAGCCTGCGCGACCGCCACCTGTGGAAGCTGCCGCCGCTGGCGCCGCAACTCTATGCGGTGCGCATGGACGCGGAACTCGACTTCGCCTCGGCCTCCACACTCGAGCGCGCGCTCACCGTGGCGCTGGCCGAGCGGCCCGAACTCACCGACGTGTGCCTGTTCGCGCAGCCCATCAACCGCATCGACATCACCGGCGCCGAAGTGTTCGGCTCGATCCGCCGCCTGATGGAAGCCAAGGGCGTGCGCCTGCACCTGAGCGGCCTGAAGCTGCCGGCGATGCAGGTGCTGGAACGCGCCGGCCTGCTGGCACCGGGCCCGATGCTCTTCAGCTACCGCACCGACGGCGAGGCGCTCGCGGCGCTGATGCCGCGCATCGACGTGCCGGTGGACGAGCCCACCGCCGCCTGA
- a CDS encoding DUF2501 domain-containing protein, whose translation MHARSTLIALALLAAGASAQANNLLDQLKEKAGEAASANSQGSQSGGAGSALGNLGFKMPAIGSSTVGNAAGVLQYCVKNNYLGGDANSVKDKLLAKITGQKPQETGFASGAKGLLKGGDGQTLNFKLLSSKVKTKACDYVLKNATSLI comes from the coding sequence ATGCATGCTCGCTCCACCCTCATCGCCCTGGCGCTGCTCGCCGCAGGCGCTTCGGCGCAGGCCAACAACCTGCTCGACCAGCTGAAGGAAAAGGCCGGCGAGGCCGCCAGCGCGAATTCGCAAGGCTCGCAAAGCGGTGGCGCCGGCTCGGCGCTCGGCAACCTCGGCTTCAAGATGCCGGCGATCGGCTCCAGCACCGTGGGCAATGCGGCCGGCGTGCTGCAGTACTGCGTCAAGAACAACTACCTCGGCGGCGACGCGAACTCGGTGAAGGACAAGCTGCTCGCCAAGATCACCGGCCAGAAACCTCAGGAAACCGGCTTCGCCAGCGGCGCCAAGGGCCTGCTCAAGGGCGGTGACGGCCAGACACTGAACTTCAAGCTGCTGTCTTCCAAGGTCAAGACCAAGGCCTGCGACTACGTGCTGAAGAACGCCACCTCGCTGATCTAG
- a CDS encoding M20/M25/M40 family metallo-hydrolase, which yields MPRPASLRLAPLVLALASATACIAHAQTGAVASTPAQVRPEVDKAYTQLMASPAIQKLLDAVKADHERSVEDLKMLTEIEAPPFKEQKRAEAFLARMKALGLTDAKIDAEGNVVGLRKGTGSGPKLLVSAHLDTVFPAGTDVKVKERDGKLYAPGISDDTRGLSVLLSWLKVLNDNKVQTVGDLMFVGNVGEEELGNLRGMKAIFRDHLDIDGMVGLEPAPDGTVLMLGTGSHRYEVTFKGPGGHSFGAFGQVPSAIHGMGRAIAKIADVRTPTFPKTTFTVGTVGGGTSVNTIAPDARMAVDIRSDEMAPLLETEKKILAAIDEAVVEENKRWGVTTLSVSTKLIGDRPGGRTQSDTVIVEAATRSNAAFGHKTLLTGASTDANVPMSLGIPAIIIGGGGKTGGFHALSEWIDVTDGWKGAQNSLVTVLGLVGVQGTSAPLLEKRKR from the coding sequence ATGCCTCGCCCCGCGTCCCTCCGTCTTGCTCCGCTCGTCCTCGCCCTGGCATCGGCCACCGCCTGCATCGCCCACGCCCAGACCGGCGCTGTCGCGTCCACGCCCGCACAGGTGCGCCCCGAGGTCGACAAGGCCTACACGCAATTGATGGCCTCGCCCGCCATCCAGAAGCTGCTTGATGCGGTCAAGGCCGACCACGAGCGCTCGGTCGAAGACCTGAAGATGCTCACCGAGATCGAGGCGCCGCCCTTCAAGGAACAGAAGCGCGCCGAGGCCTTCCTCGCCCGCATGAAGGCCCTGGGCCTCACCGACGCGAAGATCGACGCCGAAGGCAACGTGGTCGGCCTGCGCAAGGGCACAGGCAGCGGGCCGAAGCTGCTCGTGTCCGCCCACCTCGACACCGTGTTCCCGGCCGGCACCGACGTGAAGGTGAAGGAACGCGACGGCAAGCTGTATGCGCCGGGCATCTCCGACGACACGCGCGGCCTGTCGGTGCTGCTGTCGTGGCTCAAGGTGCTCAACGACAACAAGGTGCAGACCGTGGGTGACCTGATGTTCGTGGGCAACGTGGGCGAGGAAGAACTGGGCAACCTGCGCGGCATGAAGGCGATCTTCCGAGACCACCTCGACATCGACGGCATGGTCGGGCTCGAGCCGGCACCCGATGGCACCGTGCTGATGCTGGGCACCGGTTCGCACCGCTACGAAGTGACCTTCAAGGGCCCGGGCGGCCACAGCTTCGGCGCGTTCGGCCAGGTGCCCAGCGCGATCCACGGCATGGGCCGCGCCATTGCCAAGATCGCCGACGTGCGCACGCCGACCTTCCCCAAGACCACCTTCACGGTCGGCACCGTGGGCGGCGGCACCTCGGTGAACACCATCGCGCCGGACGCGCGCATGGCCGTGGACATTCGCTCCGACGAGATGGCACCGCTGCTCGAGACCGAGAAGAAGATCCTGGCCGCCATCGACGAAGCCGTGGTCGAGGAGAACAAGCGCTGGGGCGTGACCACGCTGAGCGTGAGCACCAAGCTCATCGGCGACCGGCCTGGCGGCCGCACACAGTCGGACACGGTGATCGTCGAGGCCGCCACGCGCTCGAACGCGGCCTTCGGCCACAAGACGCTGCTCACGGGCGCGAGCACCGACGCCAACGTGCCGATGTCGCTCGGCATCCCGGCCATCATCATCGGCGGCGGCGGCAAGACGGGCGGCTTCCATGCGCTCAGCGAATGGATCGACGTGACCGACGGCTGGAAGGGTGCGCAGAACTCGCTGGTGACGGTGCTGGGCCTGGTCGGCGTGCAGGGCACTAGCGCGCCGCTGCTCGAAAAGCGCAAGAGGTAA
- a CDS encoding LysR substrate-binding domain-containing protein, with translation MRRHIPSTRALMIFDAVARHHAVGKAAEELCLTHSAVSQQLRLLESQIGVRLVQRTARGSELTEAGQRYHGQIAGDLLRLQNHTLEAMAQRTDGLRLLVGAVPVLAEGWLTPRLPEFIAQHPGCSLHLQVFPTHLYMEDMPFDVGVQYDDAVWPGANARPLMGESCVAVCSPKAKGRAAMARCDFRAAPLLQLRTRMGAWEEWFAQTAHARAPENLVAGHRFDLFSSLVAAVRADLGVGLVPEYFVERELRSGELVLACPHRAPSSRGYSLFVAPSRTDDALVGAFVAWLRAAAAAPQAVSA, from the coding sequence ATGCGCCGCCACATTCCCAGCACCCGCGCACTGATGATCTTCGACGCCGTCGCGCGGCACCACGCCGTGGGCAAGGCCGCCGAGGAACTCTGCCTCACGCACAGCGCGGTGAGCCAGCAGCTGCGGCTGCTCGAATCGCAGATCGGCGTGCGGCTGGTGCAGCGCACGGCGCGTGGCAGCGAACTCACCGAGGCCGGGCAGCGGTATCACGGACAGATCGCCGGCGACCTGCTGCGCCTGCAGAACCACACGCTCGAGGCCATGGCGCAGCGCACAGACGGCCTGCGCCTGCTGGTGGGCGCGGTGCCGGTGCTGGCCGAAGGCTGGCTCACGCCGCGGCTGCCGGAGTTCATCGCGCAGCACCCGGGCTGCAGCCTGCACCTGCAGGTGTTCCCGACCCATCTCTACATGGAAGACATGCCCTTCGACGTGGGCGTGCAGTACGACGACGCGGTATGGCCCGGCGCGAATGCGCGGCCCCTGATGGGCGAGTCGTGCGTGGCGGTGTGCTCGCCGAAGGCGAAAGGCCGCGCGGCCATGGCGCGTTGCGACTTCCGCGCCGCGCCGCTGCTGCAGTTGCGCACGCGCATGGGCGCATGGGAGGAGTGGTTTGCCCAAACGGCGCATGCGCGCGCGCCAGAGAACCTCGTGGCCGGGCACCGCTTCGATCTGTTCTCGTCGCTGGTGGCCGCGGTGCGCGCGGACCTGGGCGTGGGGCTGGTGCCCGAGTATTTCGTCGAACGTGAACTGCGCTCGGGCGAACTGGTGCTTGCCTGCCCGCACCGCGCGCCGTCGAGCCGGGGATACAGCCTGTTCGTTGCGCCGAGCCGCACCGACGACGCGCTGGTCGGCGCCTTCGTGGCGTGGTTGCGCGCAGCGGCCGCTGCGCCGCAGGCCGTGTCGGCCTAG
- a CDS encoding beta-ketoacyl-[acyl-carrier-protein] synthase family protein, with protein MNHEVAVTGLGAMAPHGDEPGALFDALLQGLPAIQPVFPDLPKPAAAATVAFDETRWFTKLQLAGVDRVSQLAVAAADLAMRDAGLAAGDADPERIGVFAGCGMGGAAALEAAYRGNGRVSPLTIPAFMPNAPAAHVAMRQGVQGPVLTYSVACASSSAAIAEAAKAVQRGEVDIAIAGGSEALIVPGVVVAWQAMQTLAGFQPGEAGSAVRPFAADRTGFALGEGAAFLVLESAERARARGARSYATLAGWGLSSDATHLTKPDAPGQARALRAALRQAGLQPRDVGYCNAHGTATRIGDVVERNALADVWGDDFDSLRVSSTKALHGHLLGAAGAIEALITVMALHRRQLPPNANCNEIDPACQMNLVRPGDTAAPALEAAISNSFAFGGTNSVLLFRQPA; from the coding sequence GTGAACCACGAGGTCGCAGTCACCGGACTGGGCGCCATGGCGCCCCACGGGGACGAGCCCGGCGCTCTTTTCGACGCGCTGCTGCAGGGCCTTCCGGCCATCCAGCCCGTTTTCCCCGACCTTCCCAAGCCGGCCGCCGCGGCCACCGTCGCCTTCGACGAAACCCGCTGGTTCACCAAGCTGCAGCTCGCGGGCGTCGACCGCGTGAGCCAGCTGGCCGTGGCCGCCGCCGACCTGGCCATGCGCGACGCGGGCCTGGCCGCCGGCGATGCCGATCCCGAGCGCATCGGCGTCTTCGCCGGCTGCGGCATGGGCGGCGCGGCGGCGCTCGAGGCGGCCTACCGCGGCAACGGTCGCGTGTCGCCGCTCACCATCCCGGCCTTCATGCCCAACGCACCAGCCGCCCATGTGGCGATGCGCCAGGGCGTGCAGGGTCCGGTGCTCACCTATTCCGTGGCCTGCGCGTCGTCGTCCGCCGCGATCGCCGAAGCGGCCAAGGCCGTTCAGCGCGGTGAAGTCGACATCGCCATTGCCGGCGGCAGCGAAGCGCTGATCGTGCCCGGCGTGGTCGTGGCCTGGCAGGCCATGCAGACGCTGGCCGGCTTCCAACCCGGCGAGGCGGGCAGCGCGGTGCGTCCGTTCGCGGCCGACCGCACCGGCTTCGCGCTGGGTGAAGGCGCGGCTTTCCTCGTTCTCGAATCCGCCGAACGCGCCCGCGCGCGCGGCGCCCGCAGCTACGCCACGCTGGCCGGCTGGGGCCTGAGCAGCGACGCCACCCACCTCACGAAGCCCGATGCACCGGGCCAGGCGCGTGCGTTGCGCGCGGCCCTGCGGCAGGCCGGGCTCCAGCCGCGCGACGTGGGCTACTGCAACGCGCATGGCACGGCCACGCGCATCGGCGACGTGGTCGAGCGCAATGCGCTGGCCGACGTGTGGGGCGACGACTTCGACTCGCTGCGCGTCAGCTCGACCAAGGCCCTGCACGGCCACCTGCTCGGCGCGGCCGGTGCCATCGAGGCGCTCATCACCGTGATGGCGCTGCACCGCCGGCAACTGCCTCCGAACGCGAACTGCAACGAGATCGATCCGGCATGCCAGATGAACCTGGTGAGGCCCGGCGACACCGCGGCCCCGGCGCTCGAAGCGGCCATCAGCAATTCCTTTGCCTTCGGCGGCACGAATTCCGTGCTGCTGTTCCGCCAGCCGGCCTAG
- a CDS encoding acyl carrier protein, with protein sequence MSSLKELQDLIHEKYGIEPSKLDPHASMRETGGLDSLALAEFLFAIEDHFGITMPDEDANIDTLAELAELVDKVRAAKTA encoded by the coding sequence ATGAGTTCGCTGAAGGAATTGCAGGACCTGATTCACGAGAAGTACGGCATCGAACCGTCGAAGCTCGACCCCCATGCCTCGATGCGTGAAACCGGCGGCCTCGACTCGCTCGCCCTTGCGGAGTTTCTCTTCGCCATCGAAGATCATTTCGGCATCACCATGCCCGACGAAGACGCGAACATCGACACCCTGGCCGAACTCGCGGAACTGGTCGACAAGGTCCGGGCCGCGAAGACAGCGTGA